The following proteins come from a genomic window of Eleginops maclovinus isolate JMC-PN-2008 ecotype Puerto Natales chromosome 8, JC_Emac_rtc_rv5, whole genome shotgun sequence:
- the dmtn gene encoding dematin, with protein MHKVEGQVTPIHLPASRGPSTPGSPATGITARVDDQLVGYRDLAALPRDKAILQVERPDLMTYQPHLTFSPLDPPPRERSLSPPTSSPIMSPEVKARRAQSETDSVSPAGSTLTLQENRRRSQQHFHTPDNGANIYRKPPIYQQDVMKHSEGLGVIRSAMFPAAQPPDPNLPSKIETEYWPCPPSLATMEMEWRKKKELQEEDEFEDLSGDAEALREQELEKIKSNLGRLILKEEKEKAVQYRRKTQSLPDRTHLHTSLSSGATRSPSHGLTRMQSAEFATEKGPPAAQNGDARRERMDRGNSLPSILEQKVYEYEALMVTHRGRCRLPPGVDRTRLERHLAPEVFQQIFGMEISDFDRLSLWKRNDLKKKAKLF; from the exons ATGCACAAG GTGGAGGGTCAGGTGACTCCGATTCACCTTCCTGCTTCCCGGGGTCCGAGCACCCCGGGTTCTCCGGCCACCGGCATCACG GCGCGCGTGGATGACCAGCTGGTGGGCTACAGAGACCTGGCGGCGCTGCCCAGAGACAAAGCCATCCTGCAGGTGGAGAGACCCGACCTGATGACCTACCAACCCCACCTCACATTCTCCCCCCTCGACCCCCCGCCCagagag CGCTCTCtgtccccccccacctcctcccccatcATGTCTCCTGAG GTGAAGGCTCGGCGCGCTCAGAGCGAGACGGACTCAGTTTCTCCTGCAGGATCCACGCTGACTCtgcaggagaacaggaggaggagccaGCAGCACTTCCACACACCag atAACGGAGCCAACATCTACAGGAAACCTCCCATCTACCAACAAG atgtGATGAAGCACTCTGAGGGTCTCGGTGTGATTCGCTCGGCGATGTTCCCGGCCGCTCAGCCTCCGGACCCCAACCTGCCGTCTAAGATCGAGACCGAGTACTggccctgccccccctccctgGCTACAatgg AGATggagtggaggaagaagaaggagctgcaggaggaggacgAGTTTGAAGATCTGAGTGGAGACGCTGAGGCGCTGAGggagcaggagctggagaag ATCAAGTCTAACCTGGGCCGTCTGAtcctgaaggaggagaaggagaaggccGTTCAGTATCGCAGGAAGACACAGTCTCTGCCCGACAGGACGCACCTGCACACCA GTTTGTCATCAGGAGCAACACGGTCTCCTTCACACGGATTAACCCGG atgCAGTCTGCAGAGTTCGCCACGGAGAAAGGGCCGCCAG CCGctcag AATGGAGATGCTCGTAGGGAGAGGATGGACAGAGGAAACTCTCTGCCGAGTATTCTGGAGCAGAAG gtctaCGAGTATGAAGCTCTGATGGTGACCCACAGGGGGCGCTGCAGGCTGCCGCCGGGGGTCGACCGCACCAGACTGGAG aggCACCTGGCCCCGGAGGTGTTCCAGCAGATCTTCGGGATGGAGATCTCAGACTTCGACCGCCTCTCTCTGTGGAAACGCAACGACCTGAAGAAGAAGGCCAAGCTTTTCTAA